Genomic DNA from Telopea speciosissima isolate NSW1024214 ecotype Mountain lineage chromosome 2, Tspe_v1, whole genome shotgun sequence:
GACCCATCTCTTTTTATTTACCACCATGGTGCTATTACCACCTATGtcttggtttatgttgatgacattatagTAACCAGCAGTAAGGCTGCTCATGTAACCCCTCTCCTACAACAGCTGGCTATGTCCTTCTCCATAAAAGATTTGGGACCCTTAAGTTTCTTTTTGGGGGTCAAGGTTGTTCGCATTGCTGGTGGCATTCTTCTATCTCAATCATGCTACATCACCGACCTCCTTCAACGGGCCAGCATGGCTGATTGTAAACTGATATTGACACCAATGGCTACCACTACACGACTATTTGCTACAGGGGGTGGTCCAATGAAAGACCCAACCAGGTATAGAATGATTGTCAAGGCACTACAATACATAACTTTGACTAGACCAAATGTTGCTTACTCTGTGAATCAGGCttgccaattcatgcatgctcctacAGAGCACCATTGTACCCATGTCAAGCGTATACTACGCTACCTCAAGCACACAAAGTCCTATGGTCTCTTCATTAATCGGTCCACCGATATAGCCC
This window encodes:
- the LOC122650546 gene encoding uncharacterized mitochondrial protein AtMg00810-like; protein product: MADSESWDDNIPVAQPWPESKPSPPSAEDEEEEEEDDDNIDTQLKANLQNHKADQNESDEGWDVAKELERFVASKTDPSLFIYHHGAITTYVLVYVDDIIVTSSKAAHVTPLLQQLAMSFSIKDLGPLSFFLGVKVVRIAGGILLSQSCYITDLLQRASMADCKLILTPMATTTRLFATGGGPMKDPTRYRMIVKALQYITLTRPNVAYSVNQACQFMHAPTEHHCTHVKRILRYLKHTKSYGLFINRSTDIALQAFTNANWADNGDDCKSTGGYAVSGTQSHFMDL